In Babylonia areolata isolate BAREFJ2019XMU chromosome 19, ASM4173473v1, whole genome shotgun sequence, a single window of DNA contains:
- the LOC143293388 gene encoding uncharacterized protein LOC143293388, which yields MLVKADFFVLPTWRRFTGPPKTLILDCTAAAATEQNKAKKPGKLTPSQAAVRQQHQRHHRLHKGRTHQAQGHLCQWSLGNSPMQLLQSLEKQHTERHLEQVALYLQHYSGFSSAAKTGMITTAPASNLLPMDKLTSYQWLLAVYIQDT from the exons ATGCTCGTGAAAGCAGATTTTTTTGTCCTCCCCACTTGGAGAAGATTCACAGGGCCTCCAAAGACTCTGATCTTAGACTGCACAGCTGCTGCCGCGACAGAGCAGAACAAAGCCAAGAAGCCAGGGAAACTGACACCATCCCAG GCAGCAGTAAGGCAGCAGCATCAGCGCCATCATCGTCTGCACAAGGGCAGGACCCATCAAGCTCAAGGCCATCTTTGTCAATGGAGCCTGGGCAACTCCCCCATGCAGCTGCTGCAGTCGCTGGAAAAGCAGCACACGGAGCGCCACCTGGAGCAAGTCGCGCTGTACTTGCAGCACTACAGCGGCTTCTCCAGTGCTgccaagactggcatgatcaccACTGCTCCAGCCAGCAATCTGCTGCCCATGGACAAGCTGACCAGCTACCAGTGGCTCCTGGCTGTCTACATCCAGGACACGTGA
- the LOC143293387 gene encoding uncharacterized protein LOC143293387 isoform X2, protein MDSTKKITKKLRGYSAGTASWATNVGNEHGQVLISVLTTNEGGGISDMLLGLQLRYDTAGVPPPQLFYVDRDCCSRKIHLMLQPHWTSTAIRLDIWHFMRRIATAVITEVHPLYAGFMSRLSRAIFAWDEGDFSKLLEARRAQLQEEGFLHPSDADVLKRIMRRDLALHCKRITRGVEETKRLVRELLEVYTSEQGKDTLGVPLLNNERAWQTWKEQERHLPCIQDPPGISLYTQTGTVTKGGICLPTYRCARGSTSLENFHLHMNRFIPGDSTNDVHYQAYLVEGLARWNQDRASAALEGGRGQPRTYSGKLKQVISKLSTDVLGKNMLPLFKAPRAYTGEKMGYEYLLSQNAESILDKLDPVLRQDMDLTAEMEGE, encoded by the exons ATGGACTCGACCAAAAAA ATCACCAAAAAACTGCGTGGCTACAGTGCGGGAACAGCTTCATGGGCCACAAACGTTGGCAATGAGCACGGCCAGGTGCTCATAAGTGTGCTGACGACCAACGAAGGTGGGGGCATCAGTGACATGCTGCTTGGCCTTCAGCTTCGCTATGACACAGCAGGCGTCCCTCCACCACAGCTGTTCTACGTGGACCGTGACTGCTGTTCCCGCAAAATTCATTTGATGCTGCAGCCCCACTGGACCAGCACTGCTATCCGCCTCGACATCTGGCACTTCATGAGGCGGATAGCCACAGCAGTCATAACAGAGGTCCATCCTCTGTATGCAGGCTTCATGAGTCGCCTGTCCAGGGCAATTTTTGCCTGGGACGAGGGCGACTTCAGCAAGCTGCTGGAGGCCAGGCGAGCACAGCTGCAGGAGGAGGGCTTCCTCCATCCCTCTGACGCAGACGTCCTGAAAAGGATCATGCGCAGGGACCTGGCTCTGCACTGCAAGCGGATCACCAGAGGGGTGGAGGAAACCAAGCGCTTGGTCAGGGAGCTGCTGGAGGTGTACACCTCTGAACAAG GCAAGGACACCCTTGGTGTTCCCCTGCTGAACAACGAACGGGCCTGGCAGACATGGAAAGAGCAGGAACGCCACCTGCCCTGCATCCAGGACCCTCCCGGCATCAGCCTGTACACCCAGACAGGCACGGTGACAAAGGGGGGCATCTGCCTGCCGACTTACCGGTGTGCCAGGGGATCAACTTCTCTGGAAAATTTTCACCTGCACATGAACCGGTTCATCCCAG GTGACAGTACAAATGATGTCCACTACCAGGCCTATCTTGTGGAGGGTCTTGCACGCTGGAACCAGGACAGGGCATCAGCAGCGCTGGAGGGTGGCAGAGGACAGCCAAGGACATACAGTGGAAAACTGAAGCAGGTCATCAGCAAGCTGTCCACTGACGTCCTTGGAAAAAATATGCTGCCTTTGTTCAAGGCACCTCGTGCTTACACTG GGGAGAAGATGGGGTACGAGTACCTCCTCAGCCAGAATGCCGAGTCCATACTGGACAAGCTGGACCCTGTCCTCCGTCAGGACATGGACCTAACGGCTgagatggagggagagtag
- the LOC143293387 gene encoding uncharacterized protein LOC143293387 isoform X1, with protein MEQNRPSTSVYERPVVSQTDPDVSSVAGDTEETVGPDGVPGYGQVQTLVQLLLPLRTKTAISNTAAQEIVQAYSGLNDYDKRPLQMLERYQAKIRGRFKAKGQTVSPGLVATRRCHLSSNQGPAARVDSNRLLESLVRELCLLHPSPVTVEGKRTERWAFILKDYARIRNLVLNNPLVMDNTCLQLPDINQATVRDWVNKQAKEQEKQVLQHGLPYQPPALTANEPLPPALPLASTLDVGGEEDRHTYHLPESTAGSAPTVRQRAAPVPIPVTFMQLPDTGAGTAQPQAFLVLSGVQTDTAGVPTIFQPVTAVPSQPVPKTTNWYRKKQQARQEAGENVRINKRHTPMYTCGKCKKPRLKEVAEELAHTQVSGAWWCREVDVIPVEQWKAQRKASLAARKRTQPSATATSTDPVTTTSTDPVATTSTDPVTTTH; from the exons ATGGAGCAGAATCGGCCGTCAACAAGCG tctatGAACGTCCGGTTGTCAGCCAGACAGACCCAGACGTTTCTTCAGTGGCAGGTGATACAGAG GAGACTGTTGGCCCTGATGGTGTTCCCGGATATGGCCAGGTGCAAACCTTGGTTCAGCTGCTGCTGCCTCTACGGACCAAGACCGCCATTTCCAACACTGCAGCACAGGAAATTGTTCAGGCCTACAGTGGCCTGAATGATTATGATAAGCGGCCTCTGCAGATGTTGGAGAGGTACCAGGCGAAGATCCGGGGACGCTTCAAAGCCAAGGGCCAGACTGTTTCTCCTGGACTGGTTGCTACAAGGAG GTGCCACCTCAGCTCCAACCAGGGTCCAGCTGCAAGAGTGGACAGCAACCGTCTGCTGGAAAGCCTGGTCAGGGAGCTGTGCCTGCTGCATCCATCACCAGTGACGGTGGAGGGCAAGCGGACTGAGCGTTGGGCGTTCATTCTAAAAGACTACGCCCGTATCCGCAACCTTGTGCTCAATAACCCACTGGTGATGGACAACACATGTTTGCAGCTGCCAGACATCAACCAGGCCACTGTCAGGGATTG GGTTAACAAGCAGGCGAAAGAACAGGAAAAGCAGGTCCTACAGCACGGTCTGCCATACCAGCCTCCTGCCCTGACAGCCAACGAGCCTTTGCCCCCAGCACTTCCACTGGCTTCCACCCTGGATGTGGGTGGTGAGGAGGATCGCCACACCTACCACCTGCCAGAGAGCACTGCAGGGTCCGCGCCAACTGTGCGACAGAGAGCAGCGCCGGTCCCCATTCCAGTCACATTTATGCAGCTGCCAGACACTGGAGCCGGCACTGCTCAGCCACAGGCTTTCCTGGTGCTGAGTGGGGTGCAGACTGACACTGCAGGTGTCCCTACCATTTTCCAGCCTGTCACTGCTGTCCCTTCCCAGCCTGTTCCAAAAACCACCAACTGGTATAGGAAGAAGCAGCAGGCAAGACAAGAAGCTGGGGAGAACGTGCGAATAAACAAGCGGCACACACCCATGTACACTTGTGGGAAGTGTAAAAAGCCCCGGTTGAAAGAAGTGGCTGAGGAACTGGCTCACACGCAGGTGTCTGGTGCTTGGTGGTGCCGCGAAGTGGATGTTATTCCTGTTGAGCAATGGAAAGCGCAAAGGAAAGCCTCCCTTGCTGCAAGGAAGAGGACACAGCCTTCTGCCACAGCCACCAGCACTGATCCAGTCACTACCACCAGCACTGATCCTGTCGCTACCACCAGCACTGATCCTGTCACTACCACCCACTGA
- the LOC143293979 gene encoding uncharacterized protein LOC143293979, whose translation MELQGEKEHPDDPQSHKFRFWEQQHQCHHRLHKGRTHQAQGHLCQWSLGNSPMQLLQSLEKQHTERHLEQVALYLQHYSGFSSAAKTGMITTAPASNLLPMDKLTSYQWLLAVYIQDTCERLEDSQAAITSVYGAILKTDSTKIR comes from the exons ATGGAGTTGCAGGGGGAAAAGGAGCACCCTGATGACCCCCAATCACACAAGTTCCGTTTTTGGGA GCAGCAGCATCAGTGCCATCATCGTCTGCACAAGGGCAGGACCCATCAAGCTCAAGGCCATCTTTGTCAATGGAGCCTGGGCAACTCCCCCATGCAGCTGCTGCAGTCGCTGGAAAAGCAGCACACGGAGCGCCACCTGGAGCAAGTCGCGCTGTACTTGCAGCACTACAGCGGCTTCTCCAGTGCTgccaagactggcatgatcaccACTGCTCCAGCCAGCAATCTGCTGCCCATGGACAAGCTGACCAGCTACCAGTGGCTCCTGGCTGTCTACATCCAGGACACGTGTGAGCGACTGGAGGACAGCCAGGCAGCCATCACCTCGGTATACGGCGCCATCCTCAAAACGGACTCCACCAAGATTCGCTGA